In one Cupriavidus taiwanensis genomic region, the following are encoded:
- a CDS encoding DUF934 domain-containing protein, protein MAKIIQLQRQDATGSANVTPVIVEDNWTVLRATEEQPLTEERIAAAAQGQDAVLFPLSVWQANEALLAGRDAARTGIWLAPEDEPADAAAYFERVSLVAVDFPVFRDGRGFSTAYLLRTRYQWQGQLRAIGDVLRDQLNFMKRCGFDAFAVRADKSIDDAIKGFTEFTVTYQASVDEPLPLFRRARAEDAAAQPKATA, encoded by the coding sequence ATGGCAAAGATCATTCAACTGCAACGCCAGGATGCAACGGGCAGTGCGAACGTCACCCCGGTGATCGTCGAAGACAACTGGACCGTGCTGCGCGCCACCGAAGAACAGCCGCTGACCGAAGAGCGCATCGCCGCCGCCGCGCAGGGCCAGGACGCGGTGCTGTTCCCGCTGTCGGTGTGGCAGGCCAATGAAGCGCTGCTGGCCGGCCGCGACGCTGCCCGCACCGGCATTTGGCTGGCCCCGGAAGACGAGCCGGCCGATGCCGCCGCGTACTTCGAGCGCGTATCGCTGGTGGCGGTGGACTTCCCGGTGTTCCGCGACGGCCGCGGCTTCTCCACGGCTTACCTGCTGCGCACCCGCTACCAGTGGCAAGGCCAGCTGCGCGCCATCGGCGACGTGCTGCGCGACCAGCTCAACTTCATGAAGCGCTGCGGCTTCGACGCCTTCGCCGTGCGCGCCGACAAGAGCATCGACGACGCGATCAAGGGCTTTACCGAGTTCACCGTGACCTACCAGGCATCGGTCGACGAGCCGCTGCCGCTGTTCCGCCGCGCGCGCGCCGAAGACGCCGCCGCGCAACCGAAGGCCACGGCATGA
- a CDS encoding nitrite/sulfite reductase produces the protein MYQYDQYDQRIVAERVAQFRDQVRRRLSDELTEEEFLPLRLQNGLYMQRHAYMLRVAIPYGLLSSKQLRKLAHIAREYDRGYGHFSTRQNIQYNWMELERVPDVLAELASVEMHAIQTSGNCVRNITTDHFAGVAPDESVDPRVLAELLRQWSTFQPEFAFLPRKFKIAISASQDDRAVVQMHDIGVYAYKNADGDVRLRILAGGGLGRTPILGTIIKDDLPWQHMLTYIESAIRVYNRYGRRDNKYKARIKILVKAIGADKFAQEVEEEWQHSKDGPATLTQAEFDRVAQYFTPPAYEKLADTDASYEKHLLEDKAFARWVSRSVHGHKVPGYAAVTLSTKPGLVSPPGDATDAQMETVADLADQFGFGELRVAHEQNLVLPDVKKHDLYALWQLAKKAGLATPNIGLLTDIIACPGGDFCSLANAKSIPIAQAIQDRFDDLDYVYDLGEISLNISGCINACGHHHVGNIGVLGVDKDGSEWYQVTLGGAQGNQTALGKVIGPSFSAEEMPEVVSRIIDTFVANRIEDERFIETLSRIGIAPFKERVYADKQPRERAEA, from the coding sequence ATGTATCAGTACGACCAATATGACCAGCGCATCGTCGCCGAGCGCGTCGCCCAGTTCCGTGACCAGGTGCGCCGCCGCCTGTCGGACGAACTGACCGAGGAAGAATTCCTGCCGCTGCGGCTGCAGAACGGCCTGTACATGCAGCGCCACGCCTACATGCTGCGCGTGGCGATTCCGTACGGCCTGCTGTCGTCCAAGCAGCTGCGCAAGCTGGCCCATATCGCGCGCGAGTACGATCGCGGCTACGGCCACTTCTCGACCCGCCAGAACATCCAGTACAACTGGATGGAACTGGAGCGCGTGCCCGACGTGCTGGCCGAGCTCGCCAGCGTCGAGATGCACGCGATCCAGACCTCGGGCAACTGCGTGCGCAACATCACCACCGACCACTTCGCCGGCGTGGCGCCGGACGAGTCGGTCGATCCGCGCGTGCTGGCCGAGCTGCTGCGCCAGTGGAGCACGTTCCAGCCGGAATTCGCCTTCCTGCCGCGCAAGTTCAAGATCGCGATCTCGGCGTCCCAGGACGACCGCGCCGTGGTGCAGATGCACGACATCGGCGTCTACGCCTACAAGAACGCTGACGGCGACGTGCGCCTGCGCATCCTGGCCGGCGGCGGCCTGGGCCGTACCCCGATCCTGGGCACGATCATCAAGGACGACCTGCCTTGGCAGCACATGCTGACCTACATCGAGTCGGCCATCCGCGTGTACAACCGCTACGGCCGCCGCGACAACAAGTACAAGGCGCGCATCAAGATCCTGGTGAAGGCCATCGGCGCCGACAAGTTCGCCCAGGAAGTCGAGGAAGAATGGCAGCACAGCAAGGACGGCCCGGCCACGCTCACGCAGGCCGAGTTCGACCGCGTGGCGCAGTACTTCACGCCGCCGGCGTATGAAAAGCTGGCCGACACCGATGCCTCGTACGAAAAGCACCTGCTCGAGGACAAGGCCTTCGCGCGCTGGGTCAGCCGCAGCGTGCACGGCCACAAGGTGCCCGGCTACGCCGCGGTTACGCTGTCGACCAAGCCGGGCCTGGTGTCGCCGCCGGGGGATGCCACCGACGCGCAGATGGAAACCGTGGCCGACCTGGCCGACCAGTTCGGCTTCGGCGAGCTGCGCGTGGCGCACGAGCAGAACCTGGTGCTGCCGGACGTGAAGAAGCACGACCTGTACGCGCTGTGGCAACTGGCGAAGAAGGCCGGCCTGGCGACGCCGAACATCGGCCTGCTGACCGACATCATCGCCTGCCCGGGCGGCGATTTCTGCTCGCTGGCCAACGCCAAGTCGATCCCGATCGCGCAGGCGATCCAGGACCGGTTCGACGACCTCGACTACGTCTACGACCTGGGCGAGATCTCGCTGAACATCTCGGGCTGCATCAACGCCTGCGGCCACCATCACGTTGGCAACATCGGCGTGCTGGGCGTCGACAAGGACGGTTCGGAGTGGTACCAGGTCACGCTGGGCGGCGCCCAGGGCAACCAGACCGCGCTGGGCAAGGTGATCGGCCCATCGTTCAGCGCCGAGGAAATGCCCGAGGTGGTGAGCCGCATCATCGACACCTTCGTCGCCAACCGCATCGAAGACGAGCGCTTTATCGAAACCCTGTCCCGCATCGGCATCGCTCCGTTCAAGGAGCGCGTCTATGCCGACAAGCAGCCGCGCGAGCGCGCCGAAGCCTGA
- a CDS encoding sulfite exporter TauE/SafE family protein — MSLAYTVSGLFVGVLVGLTGVGGGSLMTPLLTLLFGFSPATAVGTDLAFAAITKGFGTIAHRAHGHVQWQVVRRLCIGSLPAAVAAILVLKSAGELDARWLHAIRVTIGVSVLLTVLSLLFRRQMLAWLERNPRFQLHGRKQVVATVIVGAVIGVLVTVSSIGAGAVGATLILLLYPHMKPAEVAGTDIAYAVPLTALAGLGHVWLGTVDWNLLLALLVGSIPGIWLGAQLSRALPERLVRAALATTLTLVAIKLVS, encoded by the coding sequence ATGTCCCTGGCCTATACCGTTTCTGGTCTGTTCGTAGGCGTCCTCGTCGGCCTGACCGGCGTGGGAGGGGGCTCGCTGATGACGCCGCTGCTGACGCTGCTGTTCGGCTTCTCGCCCGCCACCGCGGTCGGCACCGACCTGGCCTTCGCGGCCATCACCAAGGGTTTCGGCACCATCGCGCATCGCGCCCACGGCCACGTGCAGTGGCAGGTGGTGCGGCGCCTGTGCATCGGCAGCCTGCCCGCGGCCGTCGCCGCCATCCTGGTGCTGAAGAGCGCCGGCGAGCTCGACGCCCGCTGGCTGCATGCGATCCGCGTGACCATCGGCGTGTCGGTGCTGCTGACGGTGCTGTCGCTGCTGTTCCGCCGCCAGATGCTGGCCTGGCTGGAACGCAATCCGCGCTTCCAGCTGCATGGCCGCAAGCAGGTCGTTGCCACCGTCATCGTCGGTGCGGTGATCGGCGTGCTGGTCACGGTCTCGTCGATCGGTGCCGGCGCGGTCGGCGCCACGCTGATCCTGCTGCTGTATCCCCACATGAAGCCGGCCGAGGTGGCCGGCACCGACATTGCCTACGCCGTTCCGCTGACGGCGCTGGCCGGGCTGGGCCACGTGTGGCTCGGTACGGTCGACTGGAATTTGCTGCTGGCGCTGCTGGTGGGTTCGATCCCCGGCATCTGGCTGGGCGCGCAACTGTCGCGGGCGCTGCCCGAGCGGCTGGTGCGCGCCGCCCTGGCGACCACGCTGACGCTGGTCGCCATCAAGCTCGTTTCCTGA
- a CDS encoding CysB family HTH-type transcriptional regulator — MNLHQFRFVREAVRQNYNLTEAAKALYTSQPGVSKAIIELEEELGVDIFTRHGKRIRSLTEPGRRILSSVEKILQEVESLKRVGMDYAAQDQGNFTIATTHTQARYALPRVISEFTKRYPKVRLSIQQGNPAQIADMLLHDQADIGIATEGISSDKNLVSLPGYQWTHMVITPPEHPLLDKKHLALEDLMGYPLITYDANFAGRTKIDKAFALRHLAPDIVLEAIDADVIKTYVEIGLGVGIVAGVAYDAERDRNLRGIAAGHLFGSNVTHLAVKQGAYLRSFVYTFIELFSPTLNRKLVEQAMSGEHEAYEL, encoded by the coding sequence ATGAACTTGCACCAGTTTCGCTTCGTGCGGGAAGCCGTCCGGCAGAACTACAATCTGACCGAGGCGGCCAAAGCGCTATATACATCACAACCCGGCGTATCCAAGGCCATCATCGAGCTGGAAGAAGAACTGGGGGTCGACATCTTCACGCGTCACGGCAAGCGCATCCGCAGCCTGACCGAGCCGGGCCGCCGCATCCTCAGCTCGGTCGAGAAGATCCTGCAGGAGGTGGAAAGCCTGAAGCGCGTCGGCATGGACTATGCGGCCCAGGACCAGGGCAACTTCACCATCGCCACCACGCACACCCAGGCGCGCTACGCGCTGCCACGCGTAATCAGCGAGTTCACCAAGCGCTATCCCAAGGTGCGGCTGTCGATCCAGCAGGGCAACCCGGCCCAGATCGCCGACATGCTGCTGCATGACCAGGCCGACATCGGCATCGCCACCGAAGGCATCTCCAGCGACAAGAACCTGGTGTCGCTGCCGGGCTACCAGTGGACCCACATGGTGATTACGCCGCCCGAGCACCCGCTGCTGGACAAGAAGCACCTGGCGCTGGAAGACCTGATGGGATACCCGCTGATCACCTATGATGCCAACTTCGCCGGGCGCACCAAGATCGACAAGGCCTTCGCGCTGCGCCACCTGGCGCCGGACATCGTGCTCGAGGCCATCGACGCGGACGTGATCAAGACTTATGTGGAAATCGGGCTGGGCGTGGGCATCGTCGCCGGCGTCGCCTATGATGCCGAGCGCGACCGCAACCTGCGCGGCATTGCCGCCGGGCACCTGTTCGGCAGCAACGTGACCCACCTGGCCGTCAAGCAGGGGGCCTACCTGCGCAGCTTTGTCTACACCTTTATCGAACTGTTCTCGCCGACGCTCAATCGCAAGCTGGTCGAGCAGGCCATGTCCGGCGAACACGAAGCCTACGAACTCTAA
- a CDS encoding methyltransferase codes for MSDLPRIHWTENGVEHSAAWRSEAGLPPPRRVVVADDTTSADSAYRLACEGTALLWRGDFQNARQLLNALARRTERKPKKASRPGKARDKARDKSQAASPTEAFHLHRLAQSQRARTLGMLLLPFEAGHQIPLRRAPDVHEACEQVYGPAGEPYVASLRELLGMIGAFEWRRKGVEIPALEDRMHPWYGVFSPVRGEYIDLVAAEPLPAQTLAFDIGTGTGVLAAVLARRGVQRVVATDQDARALACARENIARLGYAAQVEVIEADLFPAGRAPLVVCNPPWVPARPSSPVEHAVYDPDSAMLRGFLQGLPDHLEPGGEGWLLLSDLAEHLGLRQRDELTGWIGAAGLKVLGRSDIRPRHPRAADAADPLHAARSAEVTSLWRLGVR; via the coding sequence GTGAGCGACCTGCCCCGCATCCACTGGACCGAAAACGGCGTCGAGCATAGCGCTGCCTGGCGCTCCGAGGCCGGCCTGCCGCCGCCGCGGCGCGTGGTCGTCGCCGACGACACCACCAGCGCCGATAGCGCCTACCGCCTTGCCTGCGAAGGCACCGCGCTGCTATGGCGAGGCGATTTCCAGAACGCGCGCCAGCTGCTGAACGCGCTGGCCCGCCGCACCGAGCGCAAGCCGAAAAAGGCCAGCCGCCCCGGCAAGGCCCGGGATAAGGCCCGGGACAAGAGCCAGGCCGCGTCGCCCACCGAGGCCTTCCACCTGCACCGGCTGGCGCAGTCGCAGCGGGCGCGCACGCTGGGCATGCTGCTGTTGCCGTTCGAGGCCGGCCACCAGATCCCGCTGCGCCGCGCGCCCGATGTGCATGAGGCATGCGAGCAGGTCTACGGCCCGGCCGGCGAGCCCTACGTGGCCTCGCTGCGCGAGCTGCTGGGCATGATCGGCGCTTTCGAGTGGCGCCGGAAGGGCGTCGAGATTCCGGCGCTGGAAGACCGCATGCATCCGTGGTACGGCGTGTTCTCGCCGGTGCGCGGCGAGTACATCGACCTGGTCGCGGCCGAGCCGCTGCCGGCGCAGACGCTGGCCTTCGATATCGGCACCGGCACCGGCGTGCTGGCCGCGGTGCTGGCCCGCCGCGGCGTGCAGCGCGTGGTGGCCACCGACCAGGACGCGCGCGCGCTGGCCTGCGCGCGCGAGAACATCGCGCGGCTCGGCTACGCCGCGCAGGTCGAGGTGATCGAGGCCGACCTGTTCCCCGCCGGCCGCGCACCGCTGGTGGTATGCAACCCGCCGTGGGTGCCGGCACGGCCGAGCTCGCCGGTCGAGCATGCCGTCTATGACCCCGACAGCGCCATGCTGCGCGGCTTCCTGCAAGGGCTGCCCGATCACCTGGAGCCCGGCGGCGAGGGCTGGCTGCTGCTGTCCGACCTGGCCGAGCACCTCGGCCTGCGCCAGCGCGACGAGCTGACCGGCTGGATCGGGGCGGCCGGGCTGAAGGTGTTGGGCCGCTCCGACATCCGCCCGCGCCACCCGCGCGCGGCCGATGCGGCCGATCCGCTGCACGCCGCGCGCTCCGCCGAAGTGACCTCGCTCTGGCGCCTGGGCGTGCGCTGA
- a CDS encoding ABC transporter substrate-binding protein, with the protein MLKLPLRPLLLGATLLLAGAARADIRVGIDVSTTGPAASIGIPSKNTVLMWPQTLGGQKAHYIILDDGTDPAAAVRNVRKLISEEKVDVIVGPNITPTAIAVLDAVAEGETPMVALAASAAIVEPQTDAKRRWAFKMPQNDSHMATVLTEYMSNHGVRTVGFIGFADAYGESWWREFSKLAEVRKIKVVANERFSRNDTSVTGQVLKLMAANPDAILIAGAGTPSVLPQKTLGERGYKGKVYQTHGIATWDFLRMGGKDVEGTLFPTGPVVVARQLPESHPVRKVALDFVNRYEAKYGADSVTQFAGDAWGAWMLLDDAARRALKSGAQPGTREFRAAMRDALETTTNLTIPNGVMNLNPKDHQGFDQRSRVMGVIRNGKFAYAGDK; encoded by the coding sequence ATGCTGAAGCTGCCCCTGCGCCCCCTGCTGCTTGGCGCCACGCTGTTGCTTGCCGGCGCCGCCCGTGCCGACATCCGCGTCGGCATCGACGTGTCCACCACCGGCCCGGCCGCCTCGATCGGCATCCCGTCCAAGAACACCGTGCTGATGTGGCCGCAGACGCTGGGCGGCCAGAAGGCGCACTACATCATCCTGGACGACGGCACTGACCCTGCGGCCGCGGTGCGCAATGTGCGCAAGCTGATCTCCGAGGAAAAGGTCGACGTGATCGTCGGCCCCAACATCACGCCCACCGCCATCGCCGTGCTCGACGCCGTGGCCGAGGGCGAGACCCCGATGGTGGCACTGGCTGCCTCGGCCGCCATCGTCGAGCCGCAGACCGATGCCAAGCGCCGCTGGGCCTTCAAGATGCCGCAGAATGACTCGCACATGGCGACCGTGCTGACCGAGTACATGAGCAACCACGGCGTCAGGACGGTCGGCTTTATCGGCTTTGCCGACGCCTACGGCGAAAGCTGGTGGCGCGAGTTCTCGAAGCTGGCCGAAGTCCGCAAGATCAAGGTCGTCGCCAACGAGCGCTTCTCGCGCAACGACACCTCGGTCACCGGGCAAGTGCTCAAGCTGATGGCGGCCAATCCGGACGCGATCCTGATCGCCGGCGCCGGCACGCCGTCGGTGCTGCCGCAGAAGACGCTGGGCGAGCGCGGCTACAAGGGCAAGGTCTACCAGACCCACGGCATCGCCACCTGGGACTTCCTGCGCATGGGCGGCAAGGACGTGGAAGGCACGCTGTTCCCGACCGGGCCGGTGGTGGTCGCGCGTCAGCTGCCCGAGAGCCATCCGGTGCGCAAGGTGGCGCTGGACTTCGTCAATCGTTACGAAGCAAAGTACGGCGCCGACAGCGTGACCCAGTTCGCCGGCGATGCCTGGGGCGCGTGGATGCTGCTCGACGACGCCGCCCGCCGCGCGCTCAAGAGCGGCGCCCAGCCCGGCACGCGCGAGTTCCGCGCGGCCATGCGCGACGCGCTGGAAACCACCACCAATCTCACCATCCCCAACGGCGTGATGAACCTGAACCCGAAGGACCACCAGGGCTTCGACCAGCGTTCGCGCGTAATGGGGGTGATCCGCAATGGCAAGTTTGCCTACGCGGGCGACAAGTAA
- a CDS encoding NAD(P)-dependent oxidoreductase produces MSTTPTPLTIAFIGLGAMGSHMVRHLLAAGHTVRAFVRRPEAAEAARALGAEPFFTPAEAARGASVVFTNVTSSDDVREVLLGAQGVIHGAARGTICVDHSTISPIVTREIAAALAARGIEALDCPVSGGTMGAEAGTLTIMAGGKAEMLERVRPLLERLGKTITHIGDHGAGQVAKLCNQIAQVVNIEGIAEAMRFAAAQNVDTGRVFEAMATGMAGSRMLDLMGPKMVARDFAAGIEARLHDKDFGLARDIAAEIGLELPAMQATSAQLRALMARGWGKDDTSSLLRVLEG; encoded by the coding sequence ATGAGCACCACTCCCACCCCCCTCACCATCGCCTTTATCGGCCTGGGCGCCATGGGCTCGCACATGGTGCGCCACCTGCTGGCCGCCGGACACACCGTGCGCGCCTTCGTGCGCCGCCCGGAAGCCGCCGAGGCCGCGCGCGCGCTGGGGGCAGAACCGTTCTTCACGCCCGCCGAGGCGGCCCGCGGCGCCAGCGTGGTCTTCACCAACGTGACCTCGTCCGACGATGTGCGCGAGGTGCTGCTGGGTGCGCAGGGCGTGATCCACGGGGCCGCGCGCGGCACCATCTGCGTCGATCACAGCACCATCTCGCCGATCGTCACGCGCGAGATCGCCGCGGCGCTGGCCGCACGGGGCATCGAGGCGCTGGACTGCCCGGTCTCGGGCGGCACCATGGGCGCCGAAGCCGGCACGCTGACCATCATGGCCGGCGGCAAGGCCGAGATGCTGGAACGCGTGCGCCCGCTGCTCGAGCGGCTCGGCAAGACCATCACTCATATCGGCGACCACGGCGCCGGGCAGGTCGCCAAGCTGTGCAACCAGATCGCCCAGGTGGTCAATATCGAAGGCATCGCGGAAGCGATGCGCTTTGCCGCCGCGCAGAACGTCGACACCGGCCGCGTGTTCGAAGCCATGGCGACCGGCATGGCCGGCAGCCGCATGCTCGACCTGATGGGTCCCAAGATGGTGGCGCGCGATTTTGCCGCCGGCATCGAGGCGCGGCTGCACGACAAGGACTTTGGCCTGGCACGCGATATCGCCGCGGAAATCGGCCTGGAGCTGCCGGCGATGCAGGCCACCTCGGCGCAACTGCGCGCGCTGATGGCCAGGGGCTGGGGCAAGGACGATACTTCGTCGCTGCTGCGCGTGCTGGAGGGCTGA
- a CDS encoding alpha/beta hydrolase, whose translation MTDPDLLARLASLPSQDPAFYDREYNNRANVPDNPAHLARWAQWSAQVRARAPFLADLSYAGADSRHAAGETLDYFPAQRANGALPPLLVFVHGGYYRALDKHDHSFVAGALPALGVSVAVVNYTLVPAATVPEIVRQVLRSVAWLYRQADRLGHDPQRLYVAGHSVGGHLVAMLMAARWPQFGADLPAGLVRGGLSVSGLYDLEPLRRAAFLQCDLKLSEADVARLSPAYMAPADAAPLAIAVGGLEAAEYHRQHALIRAAWPAKVAHPAASDLVLPDCHHFNVLDSLASADGALTQAVLRLMER comes from the coding sequence ATGACCGATCCAGACTTGCTTGCGCGCCTTGCCAGCCTGCCCTCGCAGGACCCCGCCTTCTATGACCGCGAGTACAACAACCGCGCCAATGTGCCGGACAACCCGGCGCACCTGGCGCGTTGGGCGCAGTGGTCCGCGCAGGTGCGCGCGCGCGCCCCGTTCCTGGCGGACCTGAGCTACGCCGGAGCGGACTCGCGCCATGCCGCGGGCGAGACCCTGGACTACTTCCCCGCGCAGCGCGCCAACGGGGCCTTGCCGCCGCTGCTGGTGTTCGTGCACGGCGGCTATTACCGCGCCCTGGACAAGCACGACCACAGCTTCGTCGCCGGCGCACTGCCGGCGCTGGGGGTGTCGGTGGCGGTGGTCAACTACACCCTGGTGCCGGCGGCGACGGTGCCGGAAATCGTGCGGCAGGTGCTGCGCAGCGTGGCCTGGCTGTACCGGCAGGCGGACCGGCTGGGCCATGACCCGCAGCGGCTGTACGTGGCGGGGCATTCGGTGGGCGGCCACCTGGTGGCGATGCTGATGGCCGCGCGCTGGCCGCAGTTCGGTGCGGACCTGCCGGCAGGGCTGGTCCGCGGCGGACTGTCGGTGAGCGGGCTGTACGACCTGGAGCCGCTGCGGCGCGCGGCCTTCCTGCAGTGCGACTTGAAGTTATCCGAAGCCGATGTCGCGCGGCTGTCGCCCGCGTACATGGCGCCCGCCGACGCGGCACCGCTGGCGATCGCGGTGGGCGGGCTGGAGGCGGCCGAATACCACCGCCAGCATGCGCTGATCCGCGCGGCGTGGCCGGCCAAGGTGGCGCATCCGGCGGCGAGCGACCTGGTGCTGCCGGACTGCCATCATTTCAATGTGCTGGACAGCCTGGCCAGCGCGGACGGTGCCCTCACGCAAGCGGTGCTGCGGCTGATGGAGCGCTGA
- a CDS encoding M48 family metallopeptidase gives MESLTQAGGSLFTAATLSDSNVKTLSDQSCAEMDKKNTIAAANSTYARRLATVMSGLGNTGLPLDAKVYMTKDINAWAMANGCVRVYSGLMDLLSDDEVRGVVGHEIGHVALGHTKAAMQVAYTAAAARGLLGSTGIASLTALSSSQVGALAEQFVNAQFSQRQETAADDYSFDLLTKNGANRQALASAFRKMSTLDGGQSSMLSSHPGSLERAKHIEARLAGGR, from the coding sequence ATGGAAAGCCTGACCCAGGCCGGCGGCAGCCTGTTCACCGCCGCGACGCTGTCGGACAGCAACGTCAAGACGCTGTCGGACCAGTCCTGCGCCGAGATGGACAAGAAGAACACCATCGCGGCGGCCAACAGCACGTACGCGCGGCGCCTGGCCACTGTGATGAGCGGCCTCGGCAATACCGGGCTGCCGCTCGACGCCAAGGTCTACATGACCAAGGACATCAATGCCTGGGCCATGGCCAACGGCTGCGTGCGCGTCTACAGCGGGCTGATGGACCTGCTCAGCGACGACGAGGTGCGTGGCGTGGTCGGCCACGAGATCGGCCACGTGGCGCTGGGCCACACCAAGGCGGCGATGCAGGTGGCCTACACCGCGGCCGCGGCGCGCGGCTTGCTGGGCTCGACCGGCATTGCTTCGCTGACCGCGCTGTCGTCGTCGCAGGTCGGCGCGCTGGCCGAGCAGTTCGTCAATGCGCAGTTCTCGCAGCGCCAGGAAACCGCGGCCGACGATTATTCCTTCGACCTGCTGACGAAGAACGGCGCCAACCGCCAGGCGCTGGCGTCCGCGTTCCGCAAGATGTCGACCCTCGATGGCGGGCAGTCGAGCATGCTGAGCTCGCACCCGGGTTCGCTCGAGCGCGCCAAGCATATCGAAGCGCGCCTCGCCGGCGGGCGCTGA
- the aspT gene encoding aspartate-alanine antiporter: MDWLHEIFQKSPESALFLALAVGYAIGKITFGRFQLGGVAGSLLAAVVISQFGVEIDNGVKAVMFAVFIYAVGYESGPQFFNSLNRSSLREIAMAVFMAVCGLVTVVVLAKLFHLDKGLAAGLAAGGMTQSAIIGTAGDAITKLGLPPDQVKTLQANVAVGYAVTYVFGSLGAIIVCVNILPRFMKADLKTDAKKVEAKLNGGLPQYGPGQRGALPRLVGRLYRINDASGQTVAQLEMGGEDLVTVEKVQRAGKQLEVTQDLVLQHDDLVLLVGRRDAIVPAAAQIGEEVADADGMGAVMQSRNVVFTAKGMNNKTVAEIVEMVGRDMRHGVYIERIERYDHPLPLLPELKLQHGDILTLYGTPADTKRAAGMAGYELVPSEKTDFVYFGAGVLVGLLIGLLVWRIGSIPLTLGAGGGALLSGLVFGWARSKHKMFGAMPTAACQLLKDFGLAAFVAIVGINSGLQAVTTLRQSGLTIFILGAVVTLLPLFLTMLFGRYVLKYDNAALLAGALAGSRSANPAFGGILDKAESPVPTVPFAITYALANVLLTLLGPLVVGLV; the protein is encoded by the coding sequence ATGGATTGGTTGCATGAGATTTTCCAGAAGTCGCCGGAGTCTGCGCTGTTCCTTGCGCTGGCGGTCGGCTACGCGATCGGCAAGATCACGTTCGGGCGTTTCCAGCTGGGCGGTGTCGCCGGCTCGCTGCTCGCAGCGGTGGTGATCAGCCAGTTTGGCGTCGAGATCGACAACGGCGTCAAGGCGGTGATGTTCGCCGTCTTCATCTACGCGGTGGGCTATGAAAGCGGCCCGCAGTTCTTCAACTCGCTGAACCGCAGCTCGCTGCGCGAGATCGCCATGGCGGTGTTCATGGCGGTGTGCGGGCTGGTCACGGTGGTGGTGCTGGCCAAGCTGTTCCATCTCGACAAGGGCCTGGCCGCGGGCCTGGCCGCCGGCGGCATGACGCAGTCGGCCATCATCGGCACTGCGGGCGACGCCATCACCAAGCTGGGCCTGCCACCAGACCAGGTCAAGACCCTGCAGGCCAACGTCGCCGTCGGCTATGCGGTGACCTATGTGTTCGGCTCGCTCGGCGCGATCATCGTCTGCGTCAACATCCTGCCGCGCTTCATGAAGGCGGACCTGAAGACGGATGCCAAGAAGGTCGAGGCCAAGCTCAACGGCGGCCTGCCGCAGTACGGCCCGGGCCAGCGCGGCGCGCTGCCGCGGCTGGTCGGCCGGTTGTATCGCATCAACGATGCTTCCGGACAGACCGTCGCGCAGCTGGAGATGGGCGGCGAGGACCTGGTCACCGTGGAAAAGGTGCAGCGCGCCGGCAAGCAGCTCGAGGTCACGCAGGACCTGGTGCTGCAGCACGACGACCTGGTGCTGCTGGTCGGCCGCCGCGATGCCATCGTGCCGGCGGCCGCGCAGATCGGCGAGGAAGTCGCCGATGCCGACGGCATGGGCGCGGTGATGCAGTCGCGCAACGTGGTGTTCACCGCCAAGGGCATGAACAACAAGACCGTGGCGGAGATCGTCGAGATGGTCGGGCGCGACATGCGCCATGGCGTCTATATCGAGCGCATCGAGCGCTATGACCACCCGCTGCCGCTGTTGCCGGAACTGAAGCTGCAGCACGGCGACATCCTCACGCTGTACGGCACCCCCGCCGACACCAAGCGCGCGGCGGGGATGGCCGGCTACGAGCTGGTGCCCAGCGAGAAGACGGACTTCGTCTACTTCGGCGCCGGCGTGCTGGTGGGCTTGCTCATCGGCCTGCTGGTCTGGCGCATCGGCTCGATACCGCTGACGCTGGGCGCCGGCGGCGGCGCGCTGCTGTCGGGCCTGGTGTTCGGCTGGGCCCGCTCCAAGCACAAGATGTTCGGCGCCATGCCGACCGCCGCGTGCCAGCTGCTGAAGGACTTCGGCCTGGCCGCGTTCGTCGCCATCGTCGGCATCAATTCCGGCCTGCAGGCCGTGACCACGCTGCGCCAGAGCGGCCTGACCATCTTCATCCTGGGCGCGGTGGTAACGCTGCTGCCGCTGTTCCTGACCATGCTGTTCGGCCGCTACGTGCTGAAGTACGACAACGCCGCGCTGCTGGCCGGCGCGCTGGCCGGCTCGCGCAGCGCCAACCCCGCCTTCGGCGGCATCCTCGACAAGGCCGAAAGCCCGGTGCCGACGGTGCCGTTCGCCATCACCTACGCGCTCGCCAACGTGCTGCTGACGCTGCTGGGCCCGCTGGTGGTGGGCCTGGTCTAG